The proteins below are encoded in one region of Oncorhynchus masou masou isolate Uvic2021 chromosome 15, UVic_Omas_1.1, whole genome shotgun sequence:
- the LOC135556736 gene encoding uncharacterized protein LOC135556736, with the protein MTSLEEVPFKSPLGPLQELGPLGGEIELVTAPEFTIPDHLQILQDTEYEFTLENWVMSALHGGCYRPWDVPSPSCPPYWLMFSSPQESRSASRWNSDLRGSALRPRSHSLSSVDTRHLNHHPQPHPHHRCQHSHRKIKLMVSDSEDEAGYSEDDEGSSTEDNASDSKTHRGACHGGERPRSQSSAPKHPLSRVKDQHLGSSGSSSAHHHSNQPSTGGRGYQDRNRRANSSSVLDCRRQGSFTGLKQEQGRSISPLCHGQARSPQKDFRSQQQVSSSSGLEESFVRASSAQCHGDQRHYSRKRQHSLWSRGRKNSVTPQQPQRPSSAGPEIKNNRQTTLRPRSSHGIGCDSSAELLTALSQEERELLEAITEQGYPLHTAILALQKTGHRNPQQILSYLVASDRLCALGYEEAQVEEAMEMFQNCESKAGEFLQLLAQFNEMGFQQSAIKEVLLVHENHRERALEDLMTQHN; encoded by the exons ATGACCAGTCTAGAGGAGGTTCCCTTTAAGAGCCCTCTGGGGCCACTACAGGAGCTGGGGCCcctgggaggagagatagagCTGGTTACGGCCCCAGAGTTCACCATACCAGACCATCTCCAGATACTACAAGACACTGAG TATGAGTTCACCTTAGAGAACTGGGTGATGTCTGCGCTCCATGGAGGATGCTACCGACCCTGGGATGTCCCGTCCCCATCCTGTCCTCCGTACTGGCTCATGTTCTCCAGTCCCCAAGAGAGTCGCTCGGCCAGCAG GTGGAACAGTGATCTGCGGGGCTCTGCCCTCCGACCAAGGAGCCACAGCCTAAGCTCTGTGGACACACGTCACCTTAACCACCACCCTcaaccccacccccaccaccgcTGCCAGCATAGCCACCGAAAAATCAAGTTAATGGTCTCCGACTCGGAAGACGAAGCTGGCTACTCAGAAGACGACGAGGGCTCCTCCACTGAAGATAACGCCTCAGACTCAAAGACACACCGTGGAGCCTGTCACGGTGGTGAACGGCCTCGGTCGCAAAGCTCTGCACCAAAACACCCATTATCCAGAGTCAAAGACCAACATCTTGGATCTTCAGGATCTTCCTCGGCGCATCACCACTCTAACCAGCCTTCCACTGGTG GTCGAGGCTACCAGGATCGCAACAGGAGGGCCAACTCATCCTCCGTCCTGGACTGCAGGAGGCAAGGGTCATTTACCGGGCTCAAACAGGAGCAGGGGCGTTCCATCAGCCCACTTTGCCATGGTCAGGCCAGGAGTCCCCA GAAGGATTTCAGAAGCCAGCAGCAGGTGTCATCGTCCTCTGGCCTGGAAGAGTCTTTTGTGCGG GCTAGCAGTGCCCAGTGCCATGGCGATCAGAGGCACTATAGCAGAAAGAGGCAGCATTCTTTGTGGTCAAGGGGAAGGAAAAACTCTGTGACCCCACAGCAGCCACAACGACCCTCTTCAGCTGGCCCTGAAATCAAGAACAACAGGCAGACT ACTCTGCGTCCGCGTAGCTCACACGGCATTGGCTGTGACTCATCTGCAGAGTTGCTGACGGCCCTAagtcaggaagagagagagctactggagGCCATCACTGAGCAGGGCTACCCTCTACACACTGCCATCCTGGCTTTGCAGAAGACTGGCCACCGCAACCCACAACAG ATCCTGAGTTACCTGGTTGCCAGTGACCGTCTGTGTGCGCTGGGCTATGAAGAGGCTCAGGTGGAGGAGGCCATGGAGATGTTCCAGAACTGTGAGAGCAAG GCTGGTGAATTCCTGCAGCTCCTGGCTCAGTTCAATGAGATGGGCTTCCAGCAGAGTGCCATCAAAGAGGTTCTACTGGTCCACGagaaccacagggagagggccctggaggaTCTCATGACACAGCACAACTAA